The Argopecten irradians isolate NY chromosome 16, Ai_NY, whole genome shotgun sequence genome window below encodes:
- the LOC138310396 gene encoding putative acyl--CoA ligase YdaB isoform X2 gives MAELSFIDRPLGHPIKYKSIVDVFNENVCKEPEKELFIQRFPDGTRRAITLSDLKLRATRTASFLLDQGIQTGDRVGITGPNSMEWIIGELAILMTGAVSIHLPIIQGNFKKTLDEVKISGCKLVLFDPEDDKSFLKDTENFLTNNPPQREGNPSFVLLRKTGNSTLTDVESLAIEYPTDRELPRIFPESTAVVFMTSGSTGKPKMVEFTHLALVNTDSAFMMYRGENDSGGTCFSDRPFSWIGGNIIYCLLEADTRVFRDGRITAKGGDIMELWDIIMKEKCTSGLFLPFCIYDIMQNKDKIVQTGYRMKSIITGGQIIKHKDTGIIGEVCERMYMTYGSTEVGLVTYCELDSDMEVGHLGSTFPGVQIKVCGEDLNPVVHGEMGTFFIKVPWMLKGYINATEDQNKSIVDGWLNMGDVGILRSDGGLIIKGRMSNIIKRGTLKVVSGDVEECITSIAGVNDVVVLAVPDERVYEEVCACVVLDKTTPITMLDVQQRCTEILGDNVIGQDPTYFLEFDSLPRLATGKPDKVKIKQEAMIRLNIKN, from the coding sequence ATGGCGGAGCTAAGCTTCATCGACAGGCCGCTTGGCCATCCGATCAAGTACAAATCCATTGTTGACGTCTTCAATGAGAATGTCTGTAAGGAACCAGAAAAGGAACTATTTATCCAGCGCTTCCCTGACGGAACTCGCCGTGCCATAACTCTCAGTGATCTCAAACTGCGGGCAACCCGCACCGCCTCGTTTCTGTTGGACCAAGGTATCCAGACAGGAGATAGGGTAGGGATAACCGGACCGAACTCGATGGAATGGATCATTGGAGAACTAGCTATCCTTATGACTGGTGCGGTTAGCATCCATCTGCCAATAATACAAGGGAACTTTAAGAAAACCCTCGACGAAGTAAAGATTTCCGGATGTAAGTTGGTTCTATTTGACCCGGAGGATGATAAGTCATTCTTAAAAGACACCGAGAATTTCCTCACTAACAACCCACCTCAAAGGGAAGGTAACCCAAGTTTTGTTTTACTGCGAAAGACTGGGAACTCTACTTTGACTGACGTGGAATCACTAGCGATTGAGTATCCGACAGATCGGGAACTCCCGCGAATCTTCCCGGAGTCTACTGCCGTTGTTTTTATGACATCTGGCTCCACAGGGAAGCCTAAAATGGTGGAATTCACTCACTTGGCTTTAGTTAACACGGATTCGGCTTTCATGATGTATCGCGGAGAAAATGATAGTGGAGGTACATGCTTTAGCGACCGCCCTTTCTCCTGGATCGGCGGTAATATTATATACTGTCTATTAGAGGCCGACACGAGAGTGTTTCGGGATGGACGGATAACTGCTAAGGGAGGCGACATCATGGAACTCTGGGATATCATAATGAAGGAAAAATGCACTAGTGGCCTTTTTCTCCCGTTCTGTATATACGATATAATGCAGAACAAAGATAAAATCGTTCAGACGGGATACAGAATGAAATCGATCATCACCGGCGGCCAGATTATCAAACACAAAGACACGGGGATCATCGGAGAGGTATGTGAACGGATGTACATGACATATGGCTCCACAGAGGTGGGCTTAGTGACATACTGTGAGTTAGACAGCGACATGGAAGTCGGACATCTTGGCTCTACATTTCCTGGAGTTCAAATAAAGGTTTGTGGGGAAGATTTGAACCCGGTGGTTCATGGAGAAATGGgcacattttttataaaagttcCTTGGATGTTAAAAGGATACATCAATGCAACAGAAGATCAAAACAAGTCGATCGTGGACGGCTGGCTAAACATGGGGGATGTGGGAATTTTGAGGTCTGATGGGGGTCTGATTATCAAGGGAAGGATGAGCAACATCATTAAACGAGGGACACTGAAGGTGGTATCGGGTGACGTAGAGGAATGCATCACTTCTATTGCTGGTGTGAACGATGTTGTCGTCTTAGCTGTGCCTGATGAACGTGTGTATGAGGAGGTTTGCGCATGCGTGGTGCTAGATAAAACCACACCAATCACAATGCTGGATGTTCAACAACGCTGCACTGAAATCCTCGGTGACAATGTTATAGGGCAAGATCCAACATATTTCCTCGAATTTGATTCTCTTCCACGACTCGCAACGGGAAAACCCGACaaagtgaaaataaaacaagaagCGATGATCCGGTTGAACATAAAAAActaa